DNA sequence from the Gopherus evgoodei ecotype Sinaloan lineage unplaced genomic scaffold, rGopEvg1_v1.p scaffold_31_arrow_ctg1, whole genome shotgun sequence genome:
TGTCGGGCACCTGCGACGTGTCAGAGCAACGGGCGCGTCTACGCTGGTAGTGTGTTGAGTGGGGGCTCAGGTTAGGCCTTTGTGGAAAGATTGTGAAGTCAGTACTgtgttccctcccagagccagggatgaaaccccggagtcctggcttctcccctcccctgcctgcaacCACTAAACTCCACTCCCCTCTcaaagccagggatagaacccaggggtcctggcttcccacctccttctcttctctaaccactggagtcctggctcctcccttccctggcGTGCCCCaactgtaaccactagaccccactcccctcccagagccagggatggaaccccggagtcctggcttctcccctcccctgcctgcaaccactaaaccccactcccctctcaaagccagggacagaacccaggggtcctggcttcccacctccttctcttctctaaccactggagtcctggctcctcccctccccggcgTGCCCCaactgtaaccactagaccccactcccctcccaaagccaggggtggaaccccggagtcctggcttctcccctcccctgcctgcaaccactaaaccccactcccctctcaaagccagggacagaacccaggagtcctggcttcccacagccctcctCTAACTACTggagtcctggcttctccccGCCCCGGCCTCCCCAAatgtaaccactagaccccatttccctcccagagccagggatggaacccaggagtcctggcttcttctccccccctcccccccacccccccgcccgctgtaaccactagaccccactcccctcacagagccagggacagaacctgaATCCTGGATCCCATTTTCTACCCCACCATCACAAACTaagtttttaatttaaagtttttgttttttaatcaaccACCTGCAAAACAATCCCGTTTTGCTGAACCGTACACTGATTGCACCAAAGCGAGGCTGATCCCAGACCAGGGGCGCTGAGCTCCCACAATCCTCCACGAGGAGCCGCAAGGAgccccctgcaggaccccaaaatagCACCACAGCTCATGGCCTCCCATGACCCCCTGGTTTGCTTTCCCCCTCCATGGGGGTCACATGCTGCTCTGATACCAGCTGACTCCCCAGCCGGTGTCCATCAGCCCAACACCGATTTACTCCCGCTGAGGATCCAGCTCCGAAATCTCTCCTGCGTGGGGATTTCTGCCATGGCCGGTGGACCGGGGCTCCATGGTCCCTCTCTCAAACATCCGTCTCAAAGGCCTTGATGAGGACATTGTGGGCGTCCCTGGCGACTTCCTCGAGGAAGCTGTGGAGCATGTAATAGGTGGTTCCGAAGGAGATCCCCCCGGCCGCCATGGACCCAAACAACGGCACCGTGCTGGCCAGGTACTCTATGAACATCAGCGCTCCCCCTCCGGCTTTGGTCAGCAACTTCAGCACCAGGTCCCTGGAGATCTCCCTGGCCAGAGGTGACCTAATGGCCTCCTTGATGTCCTCCACGGGTTTCCCCACCTTCTCGGCCAGCTTGCAGAGCGACTCGTCGTCCAAGCCAAAGGTCTGGCGGTACTCGGAGAGAGTTTTGACCAGGATGGTCACGTCGCAGGCCACCGAGAGCCCCGGGATGGGGACAGCAGCCACGCCGCAGGAGATGATGGCCAGTTTCCAGATCTGCCTCTGCATGGCTTCCTTCTTCCTCTGCAGGATGCTCAGCGAAAGGTTGGGCAAGGCCAGGAGGAACGCGCATCTCTTGTGAGCAGGCAGCTCCTTCTGCAAGGTCTCCTCCAGCGCCAGGAAGTCGTAGCTGCCCAGATCCcagctggagaggaggaagacagTGGGGGAAGGCACCCCTTCGGCCAGCAACTGCCGGCAGCAGTCGTCCCGGATCTGCGTCAGGACCCCCTGCTCGCTGTAGCTCGCCGGTCGCCTTTTTCTGGCCGCATACAGGTCAGCGTCCACCTTGGAGCGCACGAAGTAGAAGCGCTTGCCCATCTTCTGGATCTCCCGGGCCAGCTGGCCGTGGCTGGCTCGAAAGCGCTCGGAGGCGAGGAGGATGAAGAAATCATAGCGAGGGAAGCCCACCTGCTCCAGGTAGGTGTGGGACTGGAAGGCTGGAGTGCCAATGCCCGGTAGGTCCCACAGCGTCACGTTGGGGTGCGTGGGATGGGGATACGGCGTCGGCTCCGGGGTGGTCTCCACCACCCCCGTGGCGGCCGCTCCCTCGTCATCGTCTCGCAGGCCGCGGACGGCGTTGACGAAGGAGGATTTGCCGGAGCCAGACTCCCCCGTCACAGCGATGTGCAGCTGGGTCT
Encoded proteins:
- the LOC115640596 gene encoding interferon-inducible GTPase 5-like isoform X1; this encodes MADQAPPESDRRPADFREEYDIITDEDIAEIRDALEGGRLDEAASKILESLEDLEKTQLHIAVTGESGSGKSSFVNAVRGLRDDDEGAAATGVVETTPEPTPYPHPTHPNVTLWDLPGIGTPAFQSHTYLEQVGFPRYDFFILLASERFRASHGQLAREIQKMGKRFYFVRSKVDADLYAARKRRPASYSEQGVLTQIRDDCCRQLLAEGVPSPTVFLLSSWDLGSYDFLALEETLQKELPAHKRCAFLLALPNLSLSILQRKKEAMQRQIWKLAIISCGVAAVPIPGLSVACDVTILVKTLSEYRQTFGLDDESLCKLAEKVGKPVEDIKEAIRSPLAREISRDLVLKLLTKAGGGALMFIEYLASTVPLFGSMAAGGISFGTTYYMLHSFLEEVARDAHNVLIKAFETDV
- the LOC115640596 gene encoding interferon-inducible GTPase 5-like isoform X2; this translates as MGRPGSALPSPMADQAPPESDRRPADFREEYDIITDEDIAEIRDALEGGRLDEAASKILESLEDLEKTQLHIAVTGESGSGKSSFVNAVRGLRDDDEGAAATGVVETTPEPTPYPHPTHPNVTLWDLPGIGTPAFQSHTYLEQVGFPRYDFFILLASERFRASHGQLAREIQKMGKRFYFVRSKVDADLYAARKRRPASYSEQGVLTQIRDDCCRQLLAEGVPSPTVFLLSSWDLGSYDFLALEETLQKELPAHKRCAFLLALPNLSLSILQRKKEAMQRQIWKLAIISCGVAAVPIPGLSVACDVTILVKTLSEYRQTFGLDDESLCKLAEKVGKPVEDIKEAIRSPLAREISRDLVLKLLTKAGGGALMFIEYLASTVPLFGSMAAGGISFGTTYYMLHSFLEEVARDAHNVLIKAFETDV